The Streptomyces sp. BA2 genome includes the window ACGGCACCTCGCGCAACGCCTGCGTCGACCAGCGAGATGTGGCCCGAGCGGCCGCCCGGGCCCTCATCCACCCCGAGCACAGCGGCCGCGCCCACACCCTGACCGGACCGCAGGCGCTCTCCGCCCTTGACCAGACCCGCCAACTGGCACAGACGCTGCGACAGCCCCTGCGCTACGAGGAACTGACCGAGGAGCAAGCCCTCCAGCGCTGGCGCAAGCGATTCCCCGAGCCGGTGGCTCAGGCGATGCTGATCCGCGCCCGGCGGCAGTCCGACGGCGCCAAGACCGAGGTCGCCAACGGCGTCCGGCGCACAACCGGCAGGGAACCAGGCACCTTTGCGGCCTGGGCCGCACGTCACGCGGCGGACTTCGCCCCACAGCCCGCCCCCGCCCCCACCCACGGACCGCGGCCGGTGGCCGTGTAACTTGCCCCGGCAACGTCCCGGGACCTTCGCAGCTCAGCCGCCAGGCCGATGGCCCGGCGGCTGAGCCGCACGCCCGGGAGAACCACGGCACCACGAGCCGGCCGAAGGCCGGTGGGGGAGGAAAGACATGACCGACGCGCAGGGCATGCTGGACGGCAAGACCGTTCTGATCACGGGAGCTTCCAGCGGCATCGGTGAGGCGGCGGCCCGGCTGTTCGCGGACGAGGGGGCGGCCGTCGTGCTGATGGCCCGCCGCGCGGACCGCCTGCACCAGCTCGTCCAGGAGATATCCGACACCGGGGGGACAGCGCACGCGGTACCGGGCGACGTGGTCAGCGAAACCGATGTGGAGCGCGCCGTCGCCGCCGCGGTGGAACGGTTCGGCTCCCTCGACGGTGCCTTCAACAACGCGGGTTGGGCCTCGGCGGGCACGGACATCCACGAGACGGACACGGCGGTCTTCGACCGCACGATCGACGTGAACCTGCGCGGAGTGTGGAACTGCCTGCGCCACCAGATCCCCGCG containing:
- a CDS encoding SDR family NAD(P)-dependent oxidoreductase — encoded protein: MTDAQGMLDGKTVLITGASSGIGEAAARLFADEGAAVVLMARRADRLHQLVQEISDTGGTAHAVPGDVVSETDVERAVAAAVERFGSLDGAFNNAGWASAGTDIHETDTAVFDRTIDVNLRGVWNCLRHQIPAMLAAGGGSVVNTSSVAGVQATGACAAYVAAKHAVLGLTRSAAAEYGRRGIRVNALVVGSTRSELMEEVLAQTPALEESFVSRSVQKRMADPVEVAQAAAWLCSDRATFVTGTAMPVDGGWTAA